The sequence CCGCGTGGGAGTACCCCACCTCAGACAACCTCTTGCCGCAAAGGGTTCGCGAGCAAGACGACTATGTTTACCATCATTGTCGTGTTTAACGACGACTAGGTATACCAGTATATCGTTACAATCGGCAGAATCGCCAGATCTTTCCAGTTTGGAGCCTTTGAAGTGACGAAATCCAAACGGGACAAGCAAAAATCGCGGGAAAGCGCTGCCGAAAACTCTTGGGCCGTCGTGCTCGCAACCGGTTTCGGCATCGGCTACTTCCGAAAGGCCCCCGGAACATGGGGGACGCTCCTCGGCTTGCCGCTGGCCTGGGCCATCGGGCAGCTCCCCACGACCGCCGGCCAAGTCGTCTCGATCATCGCGGTTTGCTGGCTTTCGGTTCCGGTCGCTACGCTTGCCGGCCGGCAACTCGGCCGCGGCAAAGATCCCGGCTGCATCGTGATCGACGAAATTGCGAGCGTGCCGATCACGTTTTTTCTCCTGCCGATGTCGAGTCCGACGGTCGTCGTGGTAGGCTTTCTCCTCAATCGCTTGTTCGACATCACGAAGCCGCCGCCGGCGCGTCAGCTCGAACATCTTCCGGAAGGCTGGGGCGTGATGGCCGACGATTGGGCCGCGGGAGTTTATTCGAACCTCGCGCTCCGCTTGTTCGTGTACCTCGCTCCGGCTTGGCTGATGTAACTTCGCCGGCGCAAACGACTGCTTCATCGTCAACCCGGCCGAGCTCATCGGCACCAAAACCGTTTCTCATTCCCGCGCTCGATTCCTCTCTTGAGACCTGCATGACCGACACTCCTTCCGACGCCCCACTCGCCGACGACGACATTCCCTCCGAAGCCGCCGACGAGCTCGAAACGAACGAACCTGAAGCGACGTCGGATGCGCCGATCGTGCCCGAGGTCGAGTACCCGAACGACACGCTCGAAACGGCGCTGGCGCGACACGGCATCACGCTCCCTGCCGAGCAAGTCTCGCTGCTCGGGCGATACGCTTCGTTGCTTTGGGATTGGAACACGAAGATCAATCTGACGCGGCACACGACGTTCGAAAAGTTCGTCGGCCGCGACGTCGTCGACTCGCTGGCCTTGGCTCCTTCGCTTCCGCCGAACAATCGGGTCATCGACGTCGGCACCGGCGGAGGCGTGCCGGGTGCGATCTTGAAGATCGTCCGTCCCGATCTAGAAGTGATTCTCACCGACACGGTTGCGAAGAAGATTCGCGTGCTCGATGAAATCGTCAACCGCATGGGCCTCAAGGTGATCGTGCATCACGGCCGCGCGGAAGAGCTCTTGAAGACCCGCGCCGTGCATACGCTCGTCGTGCGCGCGGTCGCGCCCCTCTCGAAGCTCATCGTCTGGTTCACGCCGGTGCATCAGAAGTTCGAGCGACTGCTGATCATCAAAGGGCCGGGCTGGGTCGCAGAACGCTACGAAGCGAGGCAAAAACATCTGCTCGAAAAGTGGCAGCTGCGCAAACTCACCGAATGGCCGCTGCCGGGCACCAACGGCAACAGCGTGCTGTTGGAAATCAAACGGCGCGAGAAGAAATGAAGATCGCGATCGATCACATCGCGCTGCAAACGTCGCACTTCGAAGCGGCGATCGATTTCTACGTGCGCATTCTCGGAGCCGAATTGCTGCAACAAGGTCGCTTCAAACGGCGCCTGGCGGCATGGCTTAAGATCGGCACGGGAGATAACGCCGTGAAACTCGAGCTCTTTAGCGTGCGCGACGGCGAAGCGCTCGCCCCGTGGTCCGATTTCACGAGCGGCCCAGTGCATCTTGCGCTGCGCGTGCCGGATCTCAATGCGTTTCTTATCGAGGCGCGGGCGAAGGGTGCCGTGTTGCATCCTTCGCATCCCGAGCCGTTCACGCCGCCGGTCGCCGGAGCCAGGCCGATCGCCTATCTCCTCGGGCCCGATGGCGAAGAGGTGGAAATTCGGGATGAATAAAAGCAAAAGTCAGAATGCAAAATGCAAAACGGGATGGACGACGAGTAAGTTCGTCGTCCATCCCGAATCGTTTGCAACGGAGTGACCGTCTATCAGCCGCAGGGCGTTAGCCCCCGGTTCTCAAGATCGAATCCCACGTTTGAAATGACACCCCTGGACCGGACGCTAACGCGTTCCGGCTAATTAACCGACCACGGTCCTACGCCGTCTCGAACTTCGTCATGTCGACGTGATCGTGATCGAGGAAGCCGAGCAGAATCTTCGAGCGAATCGGATGCTGGAGCTTGCGAACCGCTTTCGCTTCGATCTGACGAACTCGTTCCCGCGTGACGCAGAAGATCTTGCCGACTTCTTCGAGCGTGTACGTGTAACCATCGGCGAGCCCGTAGCGAAGGCGGATGATTTCACGTTCGCGGTAGTTCAAAGCCTGCAATGCTTCATCGACGCGGACCTTGAGCGACGCTTGCGTGATATCGTGAAGCGGATCCGACTCGCGATGATCTTGCACGAACTCGCCGAAGAAACTGTCGTCGTGATCGCCGACCGGTTGGTCGAGCGACAACGGCTGCCGCGTCATCTTCATCACGATACGAGCCTCTTCGAGCGACAAGCCGGTCGCTTGGGCCGTCTCTTCGACGCTTGGCTCGCGACCCAACTTCTGAATGAAGTCGCGGCTGATCGCCCGAACTTTTCCCATCGTTTCGATCATGTGTACCGGCAAGCGGATCGTGCGGCTCTGGTCGGCCAAGGCCCGCGTGATCGCTTGGCGAATCCACCACGTCGCATACGTGCTGAACTTGTAACCCCGTTGGTGTTCGAACTTATCGACCGCTCGCATCAGACCGGTATTGCCTTCTTGAATCAGATCCAAGAAGCTCAAGCCGCGGTTGCGGTAACGCTTCGCGATCGAGACGACGAGCCGCAAGTTGCCGGCCGACAGCCGACGTTTCGCGGCATCGTACAAGTCTTGATAGCGGGCCGTCCGCTTCATCCGCGTCCGCAGGCTGTGATGGCTTTCGTACGTCATCCGCATCAGCTGATGCAGCTCGGCTCGCAGTTCGTTGCTCGTGGCTCCTTCGATGTTCCCGCCGTCGATGGCGCGGAGCTCTTCGAGAATCACGCTCATCCGCGTATCGATTTCGGCCAACTTATCCAAGAGCGGCTTCAAGCGTGCCGTCCGCAGGTTCAACTCTTCGACGAGTCGCACGGCCTTCATCCGGCGTACGACGAGCCGTTGCCAAGCGAGCCTTCGTTCGTGCATCGGCCGCTTCTTGCTCATGGCGACGTAGAAGTCGCGGCGATTTCGTTTCAACAAATGCGACAAGGTTCGCAAGTTCGGCGTGAGCAAGCTCAACACCTTTTTCTTCACGGCGGCATCGGTGACCGAGACGTCGATCGTGCGGTCGAGCCGGAGCTCGCCGTTCTGTACTTTCTTCAGCAGCAACACGGCCCCTTCGAGGATGAAGTCGTTCGCCAGCAAACTGCGGCGATATCGCGTTCGGGTCCATTCGATGCGCTTCGCCGAATCGATTTCTTCCGCACGGTTCAACAACGGAATCTCGCCCATCTGCATCAAGTAGATCCGCACCGGATCGTCGATCCGATCGTCGGACGAGTCGCCGTATTGATCGGCGGCTTCGTGTTCTTCGGCGGCGGCTTCTTCGGCGACGAATTCGCTATCGTCTTCCGTTTCCAAGGCTACGTCGTCGTCGGAGACGGCGCCGATCAGCGAGACGACATCTTCCGAAAAAAGATCGTCGACCGAACCGACATCGCTCCCTTTCTTACGACCGGCTGCCGGCTTCTCTGCCCCGTTCTTTGTTTGAGACACTACCCCGGGAACCGAACGAACCGATGCGGTAGCACCTTTTCCTGCCGCGACACCGTTCTTGTTCAAAGTCTTACGCAAAGGGCAACTCCTTCAACGACTAGGGGTCTCGACGACCCGGGCTCAGAGGCGAACGTGCTTCCGAGTAAAAGCACGTCGAGTGCCGAAGTACGACTCATCGGCCGACGAAATCGCTCTATCTCGATGATGTTGAGCGAGTTAGGTTGCCCATCCAACTCGTTTTCACCACCGCGGCGGAGTGCGATCGATGTTGCCTTTCGGCGACGTAGCGCACCCTCGGCAACATGCATGATGCCGAACCGCAACACGAAACTAGTTACCGTCGAACCGGAATGCCGGCCGAGATCGATGCCCTAAAAACGTCCGATGGGAATAATGCCGAGAGACGACTATGATGCTCGTCGCTCGCCCCACGAAGCCACTCCACGCTAGAACGACCCATGCCGGAAGTCATCCCGCGCGACGTGCCGAACCCGTCGCTTGCGCTTTGGAAAGAGTTCGAGGAACAAGCGGCCCGCATTGCGCTCGGCGGCGGTGCAGAGGCGCTCGCGCGGCAACACAAGAAGGGCCGGCTCGGTGCGCGGGAGCGCGTTGCGAAGCTCATCGATGCCGGCACCGAGTTCTATGAGTTCGGCCTCTGGTCGGCGTGGGAAATGTATGCCGACTACGGCGGCGCACCGGCGGCAGGCGTGGTGTGCGGCGTCGGGCTGGTCGCGGGTCGGCGGCACATGCTGATCGCCAACGACGCCACGGTCAAAGCCGGCGCGTTCTTTCCGGCCACCGTGAAGAAGGTGCTGCGCGCGCAGCGGATCGCGTTTCAAAACCGACTCCCGCTGATTTACTTGGTCGATTCGGCCGGCGTGTTTCTCCCTTTGCAGGAAGATGTGTTTCCCGACGAAGACGACTTCGGCCGAATCTTCAGGAACAACGCCGTTATGTCGGCGGCCGGCCTCGGGCAGACCGCCGCGATCATGGGCAACTGCGTTGCCGGCGGCGGATACTTACCCGTGCTCTGCGATAAGCTGCTGATGACCGAAGGCTCCGGCCTCTACTTGGCGGGTCCGGCGCTGGTAAAGAGCGCGATCGGCCAGGTCGTGACGAGCGAAGACCTCGGCGGCGCGGCGATGCACTCGGCCGTCAGTGGAACGATCGACTATCGCGAGCCGGACGACGACGCTTGCCTCCGTCGCTTGCGGAGCTTGGCGGCCCTCGCACCCGCCGATGCCGCGCACCCGTCGGCGCCGTTCACGCGCCATGCAGCGCAACCCGCCGCGAAGCCCGGCAGCGAACTGCACACCATCGTCGGGGTCGGGGCGCGGCGCGAATATGAGATGCGGCGCGTCTTGGAATGCATCGTCGATCGCGACAGCTTCGATGAATATAAGGCGGAGTACGGCAAGACCCTGATCTGCGGCACGGCCCGCATCGGCGGCTTCCCGGTCGGCATCGTCGCCAATCAGCATCATCAAGAGAAACCGGCCGAAGGGCCGCTCCAGTTCGGCGGCGTGCTGTATGTCGACGGCGCCGAGAAGGCCGCGCGGTTCGTGATGAATTGCAACCAAGATTGGCTGCCGATTATTTTCCTGCAAGACGTCAACGGCTTCATGGTCGGTCGCGACAGCGAACGCTCGGGCATCATCAAAGCCGGCGCGAAGCTCGTCGGCGCAGTCAGCAACAGCCGTGTCCCTAAGCTGACGGTTCTGCTCGGCGGCTCGTTCGGCGCGGGCAACTACGCCCTCTGCGGCAAGGGTTTCGATCCGCGCCTGATCTTCGCCTGGCCGGCCGCGAAATGCGCCGTGATGGGTGCCGATCAAGCGGTCAACACGCTGCTCGACATCACGATCTCGGCCTTGGAGCGCAAGGGAGAGAAGGTCGACGCCGACGAACTCGGCAAGCTCCGTGAAACCGTCAAAGCAAACTATCTCCAAGCGACCGACCCCCGCTATGCCGCGGCACGAGGTTGGGTCGACCGCATCATCGACCCGGCCGCGACGCGCGAAGAACTGATCGCGGCATTGGAGATCGTGACTCGCCACGCAGACGTAGAAGCGTACCGCCTCGGCGTGTTTCAGGTATAAATTATGAAACGCATTCGCATCGGCAACGGCGCAGGCTTTTGGGGCGACAACCTCGACGCTCCGCGCCGGCTCGTCGAAGGGGCCGAGCTCGATTACCTTACGCTCGAATACTTGGCCGAGCTCACTCTTTCGATCCTCGCTCGGCTCCGCGAAAAAGATCCGAACGCCGGCTACGCCCACGACTTCCTCCCGGTGCTCAAGAGCTTGGTTCCTGCTCTTCGTGCGCAGCCGAAGTTGAAGATCGTGACGAACGCCGGCGGCATGAACCCGACGAGCTGCGCGCGAGCCGCGGCGGCGATCCTGCGCGAAGCCGGCCTCGACGACGTCCGGATCGGCGTCGTCGCCGGCGACGACTTGCTGCCGCAACTCGCCACGCTGCAACGCGCCGGTTGCCGCTTCGAGAATCTCGATGATCGTCGGCCGTTGTCGGAGTTGAAGCAACCGGTCGTGAGCGCGAATGCTTATCTCGGCGCTCGTCCGATCGCCGATGCCCTGGCCGACGGCGCGCGGATCGTCATCACGGGCCGGGTTGCCGATGCCTCGCTTACGGTCGGGCCCGCGGTGCATGAGTTCGGCTGGCAATGGAACGACTGGAATCGACTCGCCGGCGCCAGCGTCGCCGGGCACCTCATCGAATGCGGCGCGCAAGCGACGGGCGGCTACTCACACCATTGGCAAGGTGCGAATCTCGCCGAGGTCGGTTACCCGATCGCCGAACTGGCCGAAGATGGTTCGTCGATCATCACGAAGCCGGCCGGCACGGGAGGCCGGGTCGATCGCGCCACCGTGGCTTCGCAACTCGTGTATGAAATCGGCGACCCACAACACTATCTCACGCCCGACGTCGATTGCGATTTCACGACCGTCTCGCTCGCAGATCTGGGCGGCGATCGCGTTGCCGTATCCGGCGCGACGGGGCACGCCGCACCGCCGACCTTAAAGGTCTCGCTCGCCTACCGCGACGGCTTCATGGCCGACGGTCGACTGCTCGTCTACGGCCGCGATTGCGAGGAGAAGGCCTACGAATGCGCCGTAGAAATCATCATCAAGCTCGCCCAGGCGGGCTTCGATTATCTCCGTAAGAACG is a genomic window of Planctomycetia bacterium containing:
- a CDS encoding phosphatidylglycerophosphatase A, translated to MTKSKRDKQKSRESAAENSWAVVLATGFGIGYFRKAPGTWGTLLGLPLAWAIGQLPTTAGQVVSIIAVCWLSVPVATLAGRQLGRGKDPGCIVIDEIASVPITFFLLPMSSPTVVVVGFLLNRLFDITKPPPARQLEHLPEGWGVMADDWAAGVYSNLALRLFVYLAPAWLM
- the rsmG gene encoding 16S rRNA (guanine(527)-N(7))-methyltransferase RsmG yields the protein MTDTPSDAPLADDDIPSEAADELETNEPEATSDAPIVPEVEYPNDTLETALARHGITLPAEQVSLLGRYASLLWDWNTKINLTRHTTFEKFVGRDVVDSLALAPSLPPNNRVIDVGTGGGVPGAILKIVRPDLEVILTDTVAKKIRVLDEIVNRMGLKVIVHHGRAEELLKTRAVHTLVVRAVAPLSKLIVWFTPVHQKFERLLIIKGPGWVAERYEARQKHLLEKWQLRKLTEWPLPGTNGNSVLLEIKRREKK
- a CDS encoding VOC family protein — protein: MKIAIDHIALQTSHFEAAIDFYVRILGAELLQQGRFKRRLAAWLKIGTGDNAVKLELFSVRDGEALAPWSDFTSGPVHLALRVPDLNAFLIEARAKGAVLHPSHPEPFTPPVAGARPIAYLLGPDGEEVEIRDE
- a CDS encoding sigma-70 family RNA polymerase sigma factor produces the protein METEDDSEFVAEEAAAEEHEAADQYGDSSDDRIDDPVRIYLMQMGEIPLLNRAEEIDSAKRIEWTRTRYRRSLLANDFILEGAVLLLKKVQNGELRLDRTIDVSVTDAAVKKKVLSLLTPNLRTLSHLLKRNRRDFYVAMSKKRPMHERRLAWQRLVVRRMKAVRLVEELNLRTARLKPLLDKLAEIDTRMSVILEELRAIDGGNIEGATSNELRAELHQLMRMTYESHHSLRTRMKRTARYQDLYDAAKRRLSAGNLRLVVSIAKRYRNRGLSFLDLIQEGNTGLMRAVDKFEHQRGYKFSTYATWWIRQAITRALADQSRTIRLPVHMIETMGKVRAISRDFIQKLGREPSVEETAQATGLSLEEARIVMKMTRQPLSLDQPVGDHDDSFFGEFVQDHRESDPLHDITQASLKVRVDEALQALNYREREIIRLRYGLADGYTYTLEEVGKIFCVTRERVRQIEAKAVRKLQHPIRSKILLGFLDHDHVDMTKFETA
- a CDS encoding acyl-CoA carboxylase subunit beta, translated to MPEVIPRDVPNPSLALWKEFEEQAARIALGGGAEALARQHKKGRLGARERVAKLIDAGTEFYEFGLWSAWEMYADYGGAPAAGVVCGVGLVAGRRHMLIANDATVKAGAFFPATVKKVLRAQRIAFQNRLPLIYLVDSAGVFLPLQEDVFPDEDDFGRIFRNNAVMSAAGLGQTAAIMGNCVAGGGYLPVLCDKLLMTEGSGLYLAGPALVKSAIGQVVTSEDLGGAAMHSAVSGTIDYREPDDDACLRRLRSLAALAPADAAHPSAPFTRHAAQPAAKPGSELHTIVGVGARREYEMRRVLECIVDRDSFDEYKAEYGKTLICGTARIGGFPVGIVANQHHQEKPAEGPLQFGGVLYVDGAEKAARFVMNCNQDWLPIIFLQDVNGFMVGRDSERSGIIKAGAKLVGAVSNSRVPKLTVLLGGSFGAGNYALCGKGFDPRLIFAWPAAKCAVMGADQAVNTLLDITISALERKGEKVDADELGKLRETVKANYLQATDPRYAAARGWVDRIIDPAATREELIAALEIVTRHADVEAYRLGVFQV
- a CDS encoding DUF1446 domain-containing protein; its protein translation is MKRIRIGNGAGFWGDNLDAPRRLVEGAELDYLTLEYLAELTLSILARLREKDPNAGYAHDFLPVLKSLVPALRAQPKLKIVTNAGGMNPTSCARAAAAILREAGLDDVRIGVVAGDDLLPQLATLQRAGCRFENLDDRRPLSELKQPVVSANAYLGARPIADALADGARIVITGRVADASLTVGPAVHEFGWQWNDWNRLAGASVAGHLIECGAQATGGYSHHWQGANLAEVGYPIAELAEDGSSIITKPAGTGGRVDRATVASQLVYEIGDPQHYLTPDVDCDFTTVSLADLGGDRVAVSGATGHAAPPTLKVSLAYRDGFMADGRLLVYGRDCEEKAYECAVEIIIKLAQAGFDYLRKNVELLGAGDGVPGLGEPPQGLREVVLRMTVHDPRREAVERFTREFAPLATSGPAGLAGYTQARGEVRPVFAYWPTLVPRDQVQSQVEVRTAKEWQ